A single window of Cyanobacterium sp. T60_A2020_053 DNA harbors:
- a CDS encoding DUF1997 domain-containing protein — protein MATEKPQPFAFSTQFRGSVDMYGEPKRVTEYLNDHQGWFVRCALPMKAEPFGDNGYTLIIGRYGAFGYEVEPQMSVILEPPHSGRYAMYSVHNPDFNHEGYEVNYHSQMEIVGIELTEMDESISEVWQQKSIDYLSKEFTRINWQLDLQVKVRFPKFIYKLPHNLIQKTGDNLLIQIIKQVSPRLSFKIQKDFHTRFDLPLPPKSSRSCEVVKS, from the coding sequence ATTGCTACGGAAAAACCTCAACCGTTTGCTTTTTCAACCCAATTTAGAGGAAGTGTGGATATGTATGGTGAGCCGAAAAGGGTTACTGAATATCTTAATGATCATCAGGGGTGGTTCGTGCGCTGTGCTTTACCCATGAAAGCTGAACCTTTTGGGGATAATGGTTATACTCTGATTATCGGGCGTTATGGTGCTTTTGGTTATGAAGTAGAACCACAAATGAGTGTAATTTTAGAACCTCCTCATTCGGGACGTTATGCCATGTATTCTGTGCATAACCCTGATTTTAACCATGAGGGTTATGAGGTTAATTATCATTCCCAAATGGAAATTGTCGGGATAGAGTTAACTGAAATGGATGAAAGCATCAGTGAAGTTTGGCAACAAAAAAGTATCGATTATTTATCAAAAGAGTTTACTAGAATTAATTGGCAATTAGATTTGCAAGTAAAAGTACGTTTTCCTAAATTTATTTACAAACTTCCTCATAATTTAATTCAAAAGACGGGAGATAATTTATTGATTCAGATTATTAAACAGGTATCACCTCGTCTCAGTTTTAAGATACAAAAGGATTTTCATACTCGTTTTGATTTGCCTTTGCCTCCTAAATCTTCTCGTAGTTGTGAAGTTGTCAAAAGCTAA
- a CDS encoding phage holin family protein gives MPQFIVTLLVTAVSMLITAQIIPGIQISGIIPSLVGAGVFGIVNSIIKPILVFFTLPFTIVTLGLFLFVVNAICFSLVGYFTPGFEVKSFFDALFGSIIVSLVSGFLSKFFDT, from the coding sequence ATGCCTCAATTTATTGTTACACTACTTGTCACTGCGGTTTCAATGTTAATTACCGCTCAGATTATACCGGGTATTCAAATCAGTGGCATTATTCCCTCTTTGGTTGGTGCTGGGGTATTTGGTATTGTGAACAGCATTATTAAACCAATTTTAGTATTTTTCACTTTACCATTTACGATTGTCACCCTAGGATTATTTTTATTTGTTGTTAATGCTATTTGTTTTTCTTTGGTAGGCTATTTTACCCCCGGATTTGAAGTTAAGAGTTTTTTTGATGCCCTTTTTGGTTCTATTATTGTCTCTTTAGTTTCAGGATTTTTAAGTAAGTTCTTTGATACCTAA